In one Papio anubis isolate 15944 chromosome 11, Panubis1.0, whole genome shotgun sequence genomic region, the following are encoded:
- the LOC101007579 gene encoding survival motor neuron protein-like — MAMSSGGSGGGVREQEDSMLFRRGTGQSDDSDIWDDTALIKAYDKAVASFKHALKNGDICETSGKPKTTPKRKPARKNKRQKKNTATPLKQWKVGDKCSVIWSEDGCIYPATIASVDFKRETCVVVYSGYGNREEQNLLDLLSPISEVANNIEQNAQENENESRVSTDESENSRSPGNKSDDIKSKSAPWNSFLPPPPPMPGPRLGPGKPGLKFNGPPPPLPAPPPHLLSCWLPPFPSRPPKIPPPPPICPDSLDEADALGSMLILWYMRGYHTGYYMGLRQNQKEGRCSHSLN; from the coding sequence ATGGCGATGAGCAGCGGCGGCAGTGGTGGCGGGGTCCGGGAGCAGGAGGATTCCATGCTGTTTCGGCGGGGCACAGGCCAGAGCGATGATTCTGACATTTGGGATGATACGGCACTGATAAAAGCATATGATAAAGCTGTGGCTTCATTTAAGCATGCTCTAAAGAATGGTGACATTTGTGAAACTTCAGGTAAACCAAAAACCACACCTAAAAGAAAACCTGCTAGGAAGAATAAACGCCAAAAGAAGAATACTGCAACTCCCTTAAAACAGTGGAAAGTTGGGGACAAATGTTCTGTCATTTGGTCAGAAGACGGTTGCATTTACCCAGCTACCATTGCTTCAGTTGATTTTAAGAGAGAAACCTGTGTTGTGGTTTACTCTGGATATGGCAATAGAGAGGAGCAAAATCTGTTGGATCTACTTTCCCCAATCTCTGAAGTAGCTAACAATATAGAACAGAATGctcaagagaatgaaaatgaaagccgAGTTTCAACAGATGAAAGTGAGAATTCCAGGTCCCCTGGAAATAAATCAGATGACATCAAGTCCAAATCTGCTCCGTGGAACTCTTTTCTCCCTCCACCACCCCCCATGCCAGGGCCAAGACTTGGACCAGGAAAGCCAGGTCTAAAATTCAAtggcccaccaccacccctgccagcacccccaccccacttaCTATCATGCTGGCTGCCTCCATTTCCTTCTAGACCACCAAAAATTCCCCCACCACCTCCCATATGTCCAGATTCTCTTGATGAGGCTGATGCTTTGGGAAGTATGTTAATTTTGTGGTACATGAGAGGCTATCATACTGGCTATTACATGGGTCTCAGACAAaatcaaaaagaaggaagatgtTCACATTCCTTAAATTAA